The genomic interval ATCCGCAACTGCGGATATCTCTGAACAGGAGAAAGCATTCCGCGCAGCTATCAATAATGACGCTACACTGAGTCATTTCCTCGAAACGGGCTCCATACAAGAAAACGCAAGATTCGCAAAGGAAGCGATCTATACAGATCCTGTGTTCTTGGCGTTTATTTCACCCTACTTCCGGGAAGTGTACATTGCAGCTATATGTAAGGCATTTGAGCAGAAAGACACCAACCTGATGGGTGGTATAGCGGCGAATCCGGTCCTGCTTAACAGCGGGCACAGAATGCAGGCCAATGATGAGATCCTCCTTTACCTGGAAGAAATGAGGACGAAACTGGCAGCGCTGCATCATAAACTGGTGATGTACGACCCCTTCGAATTTACCGACCTCTTAGCATATACGGACGTATCGACAATCAGTAACATGAACTATCTGCCGGGCGAATTCCTGGAATTCCGTTCCAGCTATGCGGCATTGGTGGTGAAGGTCATCAAGGCACTGGTCAACCGGGACTTACCGACATCATTGACGATGGTCTGCGATCTCTGTGAGCTAACGGTCGATATGCCGACCCAACAGGATGTTCATGCGCTGTGTACGCTGATTCATGATGCAGACCAAGAGCAAAGGGGGATGGAGCGTGACAAGGAGCGTCTGTACAAATTCCTGACCACTCCTCGCAGACGTCATGGGTATGATGATTTATGGCCGTTCTGATTGATGTTGTTGTTTTACAGTGATGTTTTATTCGCTGAAAAAGGTATAAATGCCCGGAAGGGGAAAAATAAAAGCTGACTGAAGGGAAATGGTAAGGCCATTGGCTTCAGTCAGCTTTTTTATTAGTAGAAAATTCTTGTTACGTCCTTCCGGATTCCTTATCTTTTTTTATAAGAAGATAGCCTTTATACCAGGCCTGCGCCTCGACAAAAGATGAAAAACTGTTTGCAAGCAATTCATAATCTTTGACTCCTCCCTGGTACCAATATACGGGGGGATCATCGCCTTCATCTAGTTTAAAGAAATAAACAATTGCATTATCCAGAAAACAACCAAAGACAAACATATTCTTGTCCAGCACAAAATCGGTTTTGTTTCGTGCAATGATGTTTTCTGCACCCGCCCTCATTTCTTCAAACTGCGGAAATTGATAACTGTTATCATCAATAAAATTGAATCCCCACCATTCACCAAGAATAAGATATACTTCACGATAGCTTTGGGGGAATTTAACTCCCAATTTTTCTTCTATTTTCCTTACCTCCTCTTCGGTACAGGCATCTTCTTCTTCAGCATGCTCCTTATACCCCAGGAGGAAGTTCATATATCGATATTCTGCAGCCATTATCTTCTCATATATTTACTTTTCTAAATTATTATTTTTTCCCCGAATCTTAGTCTTGCCATCACCTCAAATACATTTTGCATAAGAGGGGCAACCCACCATCCGTTAATTTATTGCATCACCTATTTGCCTACTGCATACTTCCCTTCATAAACTGTCATTTTCTCAGTCGGAAGCTTAAACTTCTTTTTAAACATCCCGAGTACATTATAGCACGACGGACATACTGGCCTATCACTAATAAATTCTATTGATTCTATGTCACCCTCCTCTATTTTCGTCGCAGGGCCTGAATAGTTCTTATCCGTTCTCCACAAATACCATTCAGCGACCTTAGATTCGGTATCCTGAATACGCAGTCCCTTCCCTTCGCCTACCTCAATTTGATGGTAACTCCTAACGCCTTCCCGCACGTCCATAACTACTATACCATCAAATCCATCCTTTTCTTTACTAAGTCCACTAAGTACCTTAGCCTCAAGTCCATCCGTTTCGCTATTACGTCCACTAACTGCAATTAAGAATTCGGGGTCTTGCTTACCTTTTATATTAACACGCGTAATAAGAATATTCTTATCCGCAGAAATTCCTAGCTGTGTCCTCACCTTAGTGATCAAGTTTATTTGTTCCTCAGTAAGAGGAAGATGATTTGTTATGCCATTATTGAAGAGTCCATAAACACCAAAGCTGACATTAACATCCTTATGCTTCTTGAATAACTTGGTTAATTCCTTTCTTGCGGTCACCATTTTTGTTGCGAGTTCGTCCGCGGATTCTCCGGTGTTTAAAAGTTTCCTTGCCTCCTCCGCATATGTTTCTGCCTCCTTCATTTTATTATAAACGTTCCCGAAAAGTTCCTCGTCATCAGCGAATTTTTGCAATAAAATAGTTCTCGCTTTAGTCGTCTCTCCGGCTTCTTCTACTGCACGCTGTAACCTAACCATGAAGTTTCCACCCGGCTTCATAAAGCCATCATCTGCACGTTGTATGGCTCTATATGCACTTACAAATGCGTTATTAGCGGCCAATTTCTCTGCAACTTCGGCAGTTACACCAAAGTTCTCAATAATTTCCGCCGCTGATCCCGTTCTGGGCATGGCTGGACCAAGTCGGATCGGCCTTTTACCGGCTGGCTTCTGTTCTCCAACCAATACCTTCCTATTTTTATCAATATTGCCATTTTTATCTATATACTTAAATCCATTTTCAGCCTCTATTACTCCATTATCGTACACTTTCACAACTCCATCATTCGCAACAATCGAAACTTTCGCATTACGTGCTACGTCCTGCGCTGTTTCAATATCACCACATGAAAGCAACACCAGTTGTTTGTCTTCAGGGAATCCTTGTTTTTTAATCCATCTGGCGAGGGATCTATGATCCATTTCTATCTCCGTACCCTGGTGGATGATATTAAACTTATTTCCCTTTCCATGTACTACTATGTAGATATTATTATCAATCGCCCCCCTGTCCAGGCGTTTCTTCACCAGCTCAATATCCGCCGGCCTATCCATCGATACTGCTCTTTTTCCAATTTGTTTCCCATCTGATATAATATCCATAACCCCGGCGGATTCACTCAGTCCCGACCCTATTCTTTCCAACTCCATCAGTTCCCTCATCGTTGCATTATGAGCCCTTCTGGCATCAAGCAATAAATCAAGGTCTTCTACATATCTTTGAACTTTTGGAGCCGCTTTTGCCATGCTGGGAATGGACAAGGCAAAACTTGCTACCTGCAGTGTTGTTCTCCATTCCGGCGACAGCGCATCATAGTTTATCAGTTGCAATGTAAGGTTTCCAGCAGACCCTACCATATCAGCAACGGCAATGACCTTTTGTATATATTTCCCCGCATCGAGGAAGACAGACATCTCACCCATTCCAATTACCATCATACCAAGATCAACCGCCAGGGTGACTTGCTTTTCTGTCTTCCTCGTGTCGGCAATAGTTGCCATTAATGCAACCTGTATAGCCGGCATTTGCAGCAATTGTCCTTTCGGAATCATTTGGCCTCCCATTTGAAAGGAGCCCACAACTTCTACTGAAACGTAGTCGTTATAGTTATACAGTTTGTTGTTTATAAAAAGCTTGTTCTTTGTTTCAAATTCGATGTCCGCATTTGAGAACTGTAACAGATCTGCTTCTACTTTGGCAACCAGCTCGGGTTTATTTAGTTGATCACCTATCTCCTCTTCAAGATAGTTGAAGTGTTTTGACAATGTTATCATGTTACTCAATGCCATCAGGACATCCATTTGAGATGCTTCCGGCTTACCATTGTCCACAAACAGGTCGTAAATGGCCCTGACAGTAATACTATCCTCGATATATTTCAGCATTGCGCCGGCTTGTTTATCCGCGACGAAACTGCTTAGTAAGCGTATGTATGACTGATCTTTCCCTTCAAAAAAATCCAGATCACGATTCTCGTAATCTTGTGTCATCATCTTCAGTGCCAGTCCACGTTTGTCTACTGAAATTGTTTGCAGGTGGAATATAGGATCATTCTTCAGTTGTATAAATATGTCCTTAACCGGCGTGTTTCTGTTAAATTTATCCCAAAAGTCCTGGTCCTCCACCAGCGAAGTATTGATATACTT from Chitinophaga filiformis carries:
- a CDS encoding SMI1/KNR4 family protein, encoding MAAEYRYMNFLLGYKEHAEEEDACTEEEVRKIEEKLGVKFPQSYREVYLILGEWWGFNFIDDNSYQFPQFEEMRAGAENIIARNKTDFVLDKNMFVFGCFLDNAIVYFFKLDEGDDPPVYWYQGGVKDYELLANSFSSFVEAQAWYKGYLLIKKDKESGRT